The Elaeis guineensis isolate ETL-2024a chromosome 14, EG11, whole genome shotgun sequence genome has a segment encoding these proteins:
- the LOC105057249 gene encoding leucine-rich repeat receptor protein kinase HPCA1 isoform X2, with protein MASKSWRITGGRKGMVTPSSPSCCMGTGLLLLLAFVSGLRVGYGITDPTDAAAVRSLIDTWQNTPPSWGQSDDPCGTPWVGVSCHGSRVTALTLSTMGLKGILSGDIGQLSELQSLGLANNQLSGPMPDLTGMNALSFVDLSNNTFDPSEIPAWLSQTESLTVLVIQSGGLHGQVPEKLFSHPRLQQVILDDNKFNGTLVMGDSVSQQLQIVSFKNNDLESVIPSPSYTKTLILSGNPVCNNPRSEDIYCRVHQNQSLPYSTSLAKCGPNQCPPEQSLSPSECNCAYPYEGEMFFRGPGFRDVTNSTLFQELESTMWTALGLQPGSVFLDNPSFTDDSYLQLQVKLFPSDGMYFNRSEIQRIGFDLSNQTYKPPDVFGPYNFMASPYPFPDVAGRSPMRATRAGLIAGISVGGALLVLGLVGAGVYALRQKKRAQRALELSKPFASWTHSEDCAGAPQLKGARWFSFDELKKSTNSFSETNEIGSGGYGKVYRGMLSSGQLVAIKRAQEGSKQGAHEFRNEIELLSRVHHKNLVGLVGFCFEKGEQMLVYEFMHNGTLRQSLSGKSGIKLDWKRRLRIALGSARGLAYLHELADPPIIHRDVKSSNILLDENLNAKVADFGLSKLVSDCERGHVTTQVKGTMGYLDPEYYLTQQLSDKSDVYSFGVVMLELLTARQPIKKGNYIVREVKTAINMNDEEHYGLKEIMDPIIQNTTHLIAFRRFIELAMRCVEESAADRPTMSNVVKEIETMLHNTGMDTNSNSASSSATDFGNTKGDLHHPYSDSFPRKDVSSGAFEYSGGYSPLADPEPQ; from the exons ATGGCTTCTAAGAGCTGGCGGATCACCGGAGGTCGAAAAGGGATGGTAACTCCATCTTCTCCAAGCTGCTGCATGGGGACAGGCCTTCTACTTCTGCTTGCATTCGTTTCAGGCCTTCGAGTCGGTTATGGCATCACAGATCCCACAGATG CTGCTGCTGTCCGATCTCTAATTGATACATGGCAGAACACACCACCAAGTTGGGGGCAGTCGGATGATCCCTGTGGCACACCATGGGTAGGGGTCAGCTGCCACGGTTCAAGAGTGACCGCCCT GACATTGTCGACGATGGGCCTCAAAGGTATATTAAGTGGTGACATAGGGCAACTCAGCGAACTGCAATCCCT TGGTTTAGCAAACAACCAGTTAAGTGGACCAATGCCGGATCTAACAGGGATGAACGCCCTCAGTTTTGT GGATTTAAGCAACAACACATTTGATCCTTCAGAAATCCCAGCTTGGTTATCGCAAACAGAATCTCTCACTGTTCT AGTGATACAATCTGGAGGGCTTCATGGGCAGGTGCCAGAAAAGCTGTTCAGCCATCCTCGACTACAGCAAGT AATACTTGATGACAACAAATTCAACGGTACCCTTGTCATGGGTGACAGCGTTAGCCAGCAATTACAGATTGTGAGTTTCAAAAATAACGACCTTGAATCAGTCATCCCGAGTCCCAGCTATACCAAGACTTTAAT ACTTTCTGGAAACCCTGTGTGCAATAATCCGCGCTCAGAAGATATCTATTGCAGAGTTCATCAAAACCAATCATTACCTTACTCCACTAGTCTCGCCAAGTGTGGTCCTAACCAATGCCCCCCAGAGCAGAGTCTCAGTCCATCAGAATGCAACTGTGCTTATCCATACGAGGGAGAGATGTTTTTCAGAGGACCTGGATTCCGAGATGTGACAAACAGCACATTGTTCCAAGAGCTGGAGAGCACCATGTGGACAGCACTTGGCCTACAACCCGGCTCAGTGTTTCTTGATAACCCATCGTTCACTGACGATTCTTATCTGCAGTTGCAAGTAAAACTCTTCCCATCCGATGGAATGTACTTCAACCGGTCAGAGATTCAGAGAATTGGGTTTGATCTGAGCAACCAAACCTACAAACCTCCCGATGTTTTTGGACCATACAATTTCATGGCATCACCATACCCATTCCCAG ATGTTGCAGGAAGATCCCCAATGAGGGCAACGAGGGCGGGTTTGATCGCTGGAATATCAGTTGGCGGTGCTCTCCTTGTCCTTGGACTTGTAGGAGCAGGTGTCTATGCCTTGAGACAGAAGAAAAGGGCACAAAGAGCACTGGAACTAAGCAAACCTTTTG CATCATGGACTCACAGTGAAGATTGCGCTGGTGCACCACAATTGAAAGGAGCAAGATGGTTTTcgtttgatgaactaaagaaaagcACCAACAGTTTTTCAGAAACTAACGAAATTGGATCAGGCGGCTATGGAAAG GTCTATAGAGGAATGCTTTCAAGCGGGCAACTAGTTGCAATTAAGAGGGCACAAGAGGGATCCAAGCAAGGCGCGCACGAGTTCAGGAATGAAATTGAGTTGCTATCTAGGGTTCATCACAAGAACCTCGTAGGACTTGTAGGTTTCTGCTTTGAGAAAGGGGAGCAGATGCTCGTATATGAGTTCATGCATAATGGAACGCTACGTCAAAGCTTGTCCG GGAAGAGTGGAATAAAACTGGACTGGAAGAGGAGACTCCGCATTGCACTAGGCTCGGCAAGAGGATTGGCTTATCTTCATGAACTTGCTGATCCTCCAATAATTCACAGAGATGTTAAGTCAAGTAATATCCTTTTGGATGAAAACTTAAATGCAAAGGTTGCAGATTTTGGCCTCTCGAAATTGGTATCAGACTGTGAAAGAGGACATGTTACCACACAAGTAAAAGGAACAATG GGCTATCTCGATCCGGAGTATTACTTGACACAACAGCTGTCAGATAAGAGTGATGTTTATAGCTTTGGGGTGGTGATGCTAGAGCTGCTAACTGCTAGGCAACCAATAAAGAAGGGCAACTATATAGTTCGCGAGGTCAAGACGGCAATAAATATGAATGATGAAGAGCACTATGGTCTCAAGGAGATAATGGATCCCATAATTCAGAACACAACACATCTCATAGCTTTCAGACGATTCATAGAATTGGCCATGCGCTGTGTCGAAGAATCAGCTGCAGACCGCCCAACAATGAGCAATGTTGTAAAGGAAATTGAGACGATGTTGCACAATACTGGTATGGACACGAACTCAAATTCAGCATCTTCATCTGCCACAGACTTTGGAAACACAAAGGGTGATCTTCATCATCCTTACAGTGATTCATTTCCTCGAAAGGATGTTAGCAGCGGTGCTTTCGAATATAGTGGTGGATACTCTCCGTTAGCAGATCCTGAGCCCCAGTAG
- the LOC105057249 gene encoding leucine-rich repeat receptor protein kinase HPCA1 isoform X1, whose translation MASKSWRITGGRKGMVTPSSPSCCMGTGLLLLLAFVSGLRVGYGITDPTDAAAVRSLIDTWQNTPPSWGQSDDPCGTPWVGVSCHGSRVTALTLSTMGLKGILSGDIGQLSELQSLDLSYNNELGGPLTANIGNLKKLATLILVGCSFSGQIPDELGNLGKLSYLALNSNKFTGSIPASLGTLSNLYWLDVSDNQLSGPIPISKNGAPGLDQLLHTKHFHFTKNKLSGPIPDQLFSSNMSLIHILFDGNELTGEIPASIGLVESLEVLRLDRNSLTGSVPSSINKLTTISELGLANNQLSGPMPDLTGMNALSFVDLSNNTFDPSEIPAWLSQTESLTVLVIQSGGLHGQVPEKLFSHPRLQQVILDDNKFNGTLVMGDSVSQQLQIVSFKNNDLESVIPSPSYTKTLILSGNPVCNNPRSEDIYCRVHQNQSLPYSTSLAKCGPNQCPPEQSLSPSECNCAYPYEGEMFFRGPGFRDVTNSTLFQELESTMWTALGLQPGSVFLDNPSFTDDSYLQLQVKLFPSDGMYFNRSEIQRIGFDLSNQTYKPPDVFGPYNFMASPYPFPDVAGRSPMRATRAGLIAGISVGGALLVLGLVGAGVYALRQKKRAQRALELSKPFASWTHSEDCAGAPQLKGARWFSFDELKKSTNSFSETNEIGSGGYGKVYRGMLSSGQLVAIKRAQEGSKQGAHEFRNEIELLSRVHHKNLVGLVGFCFEKGEQMLVYEFMHNGTLRQSLSGKSGIKLDWKRRLRIALGSARGLAYLHELADPPIIHRDVKSSNILLDENLNAKVADFGLSKLVSDCERGHVTTQVKGTMGYLDPEYYLTQQLSDKSDVYSFGVVMLELLTARQPIKKGNYIVREVKTAINMNDEEHYGLKEIMDPIIQNTTHLIAFRRFIELAMRCVEESAADRPTMSNVVKEIETMLHNTGMDTNSNSASSSATDFGNTKGDLHHPYSDSFPRKDVSSGAFEYSGGYSPLADPEPQ comes from the exons ATGGCTTCTAAGAGCTGGCGGATCACCGGAGGTCGAAAAGGGATGGTAACTCCATCTTCTCCAAGCTGCTGCATGGGGACAGGCCTTCTACTTCTGCTTGCATTCGTTTCAGGCCTTCGAGTCGGTTATGGCATCACAGATCCCACAGATG CTGCTGCTGTCCGATCTCTAATTGATACATGGCAGAACACACCACCAAGTTGGGGGCAGTCGGATGATCCCTGTGGCACACCATGGGTAGGGGTCAGCTGCCACGGTTCAAGAGTGACCGCCCT GACATTGTCGACGATGGGCCTCAAAGGTATATTAAGTGGTGACATAGGGCAACTCAGCGAACTGCAATCCCT GGACCTGTCGTACAATAATGAGCTTGGTGGCCCACTTACTGCAAATATTGGAAACCTGAAGAAGCTCGCCACCTT AATCTTGGTCGGCTGCAGCTTCAGTGGCCAAATCCCAGATGAATTAGGAAATCTAGGAAAGCTCTCATACCT agcTCTCAATTCAAATAAGTTCACTGGTAGCATACCTGCTTCCCTGGGTACCCTTTCCAATCTCTACTGGCTAGATGTGTCAGACAATCAGTTGAGCGGGCCCATCCCCATTTCCAAGAATGGAGCCCCTGGACTGGACCAGCTTTTACACACAAAGCACTT tcattttaccaagaacaaGCTATCAGGTCCCATCCCTGATCAGCTCTTCAGCTCAAATATGTCCCTGATACACAT ACTTTTTGATGGAAATGAACTTACCGGGGAAATTCCGGCTTCCATCGGACTCGTAGAATCTCTCGAGGTTCT GAGACTTGACAGAAATTCTCTGACTGGCTCCGTTCCATCAAGTATTAACAAGCTGACAACAATCAGTGAACT TGGTTTAGCAAACAACCAGTTAAGTGGACCAATGCCGGATCTAACAGGGATGAACGCCCTCAGTTTTGT GGATTTAAGCAACAACACATTTGATCCTTCAGAAATCCCAGCTTGGTTATCGCAAACAGAATCTCTCACTGTTCT AGTGATACAATCTGGAGGGCTTCATGGGCAGGTGCCAGAAAAGCTGTTCAGCCATCCTCGACTACAGCAAGT AATACTTGATGACAACAAATTCAACGGTACCCTTGTCATGGGTGACAGCGTTAGCCAGCAATTACAGATTGTGAGTTTCAAAAATAACGACCTTGAATCAGTCATCCCGAGTCCCAGCTATACCAAGACTTTAAT ACTTTCTGGAAACCCTGTGTGCAATAATCCGCGCTCAGAAGATATCTATTGCAGAGTTCATCAAAACCAATCATTACCTTACTCCACTAGTCTCGCCAAGTGTGGTCCTAACCAATGCCCCCCAGAGCAGAGTCTCAGTCCATCAGAATGCAACTGTGCTTATCCATACGAGGGAGAGATGTTTTTCAGAGGACCTGGATTCCGAGATGTGACAAACAGCACATTGTTCCAAGAGCTGGAGAGCACCATGTGGACAGCACTTGGCCTACAACCCGGCTCAGTGTTTCTTGATAACCCATCGTTCACTGACGATTCTTATCTGCAGTTGCAAGTAAAACTCTTCCCATCCGATGGAATGTACTTCAACCGGTCAGAGATTCAGAGAATTGGGTTTGATCTGAGCAACCAAACCTACAAACCTCCCGATGTTTTTGGACCATACAATTTCATGGCATCACCATACCCATTCCCAG ATGTTGCAGGAAGATCCCCAATGAGGGCAACGAGGGCGGGTTTGATCGCTGGAATATCAGTTGGCGGTGCTCTCCTTGTCCTTGGACTTGTAGGAGCAGGTGTCTATGCCTTGAGACAGAAGAAAAGGGCACAAAGAGCACTGGAACTAAGCAAACCTTTTG CATCATGGACTCACAGTGAAGATTGCGCTGGTGCACCACAATTGAAAGGAGCAAGATGGTTTTcgtttgatgaactaaagaaaagcACCAACAGTTTTTCAGAAACTAACGAAATTGGATCAGGCGGCTATGGAAAG GTCTATAGAGGAATGCTTTCAAGCGGGCAACTAGTTGCAATTAAGAGGGCACAAGAGGGATCCAAGCAAGGCGCGCACGAGTTCAGGAATGAAATTGAGTTGCTATCTAGGGTTCATCACAAGAACCTCGTAGGACTTGTAGGTTTCTGCTTTGAGAAAGGGGAGCAGATGCTCGTATATGAGTTCATGCATAATGGAACGCTACGTCAAAGCTTGTCCG GGAAGAGTGGAATAAAACTGGACTGGAAGAGGAGACTCCGCATTGCACTAGGCTCGGCAAGAGGATTGGCTTATCTTCATGAACTTGCTGATCCTCCAATAATTCACAGAGATGTTAAGTCAAGTAATATCCTTTTGGATGAAAACTTAAATGCAAAGGTTGCAGATTTTGGCCTCTCGAAATTGGTATCAGACTGTGAAAGAGGACATGTTACCACACAAGTAAAAGGAACAATG GGCTATCTCGATCCGGAGTATTACTTGACACAACAGCTGTCAGATAAGAGTGATGTTTATAGCTTTGGGGTGGTGATGCTAGAGCTGCTAACTGCTAGGCAACCAATAAAGAAGGGCAACTATATAGTTCGCGAGGTCAAGACGGCAATAAATATGAATGATGAAGAGCACTATGGTCTCAAGGAGATAATGGATCCCATAATTCAGAACACAACACATCTCATAGCTTTCAGACGATTCATAGAATTGGCCATGCGCTGTGTCGAAGAATCAGCTGCAGACCGCCCAACAATGAGCAATGTTGTAAAGGAAATTGAGACGATGTTGCACAATACTGGTATGGACACGAACTCAAATTCAGCATCTTCATCTGCCACAGACTTTGGAAACACAAAGGGTGATCTTCATCATCCTTACAGTGATTCATTTCCTCGAAAGGATGTTAGCAGCGGTGCTTTCGAATATAGTGGTGGATACTCTCCGTTAGCAGATCCTGAGCCCCAGTAG
- the LOC105057247 gene encoding probable dolichyl pyrophosphate Man9GlcNAc2 alpha-1,3-glucosyltransferase isoform X1 — protein sequence MAKKAKRTTTSDDTSGGDGGFPWSTTALTAPTAGAVALFALLVRVMVSVGPYSGEGTPPKYGDYEAQRHWMEITLHTPASEWYRNTSANDLAYWGLDYPPLTAYQSLGHGLLLNTSLPDAVALSLSRGFESPVLKLLMRWTVLSSDLLLFFPAALYFVWVYCRRNVGGDKEGRSAPWLLAMILLNPCLILIDHGHFQYNCISLGLTLGAIAAVLSRNELVASALFSLAINHKQMSLYFAPAFFSHLLGKCLRRQNPIFEVMKLGLVVIGTFALVWQPYLYSLEAVMEVLSRLAPFERGIYEDYVANFWCSTSIFIKWKRLFPIQSMKFLSLITTVSAFLPSFIQQVKAPSDRGFLYALLNSSFSFYLFSYQVHEKSILLPLLPASLLALEEPLLFGWLMYYALLSMYPLLCRDHLILQYISVVALFGFIFYSPDGRSGMRANSFSIRKRALMTLPLLCSFILHVIYLSLRPPKKYPFLFEAMIMLLCFSQFVILTLYTNTKQLMLPDCSTRTERGKKDL from the exons ATGGCGAAGAAGGCGAAGAGGACGACGACGTCGGATGACACCAGTGGAGGCGACGGCGGATTCCCCTGGTCGACGACGGCCCTGACGGCGCCGACGGCTGGGGCGGTGGCCCTGTTCGCGCTCCTGGTGCGCGTGATGGTCTCGGTGGGGCCCTACTCCGGCGAGGGGACGCCGCCCAAGTACGGCGACTACGAGGCGCAGCGGCACTGGATGGAGATCACCCTCCACACCCCGGCCTCGGAGTGGTACCGCAACACCTCCGCCAACGACCTCGCCTATTGGGGCCTCGATTACCCCCCTCTCACCGCATACCAGAGCCTCGGCCACGGCCTGCTCCTCAACACCTCCCTCCCCGATGCCGTTGCCCTCTCCCTGTCCCGTGGTTTCGAGTCCCCGGTCTT GAAGCTGCTGATGAGGTGGACGGTGCTGTCGTCGGACTTGCTCCTCTTCTTTCCGGCTGCTCTCTACTTTGTTTGGGTTTATTGTCGTCGTAATGTCGGTGGTGATAAAGAAGGAAGGTCGGCGCCATGGCTGCTTGCCATGATTCTGCTCAACCCTTGTTTGATCCTCATTGATCACGGCCATTTCCAG TATAATTGCATCAGCCTTGGATTAACACTCGGAGCCATTGCCGCTGTCTTGTCGAGGAATGAGCTTGTTGCTTCTGCCCTCTTCAGTCTTGCAATCAACCACAAACAG ATGAGTTTATATTTCGCACCAGCATTTTTTAGCCATCTTCTGGGAAAATGCCTTAGGCGTCAGAATCCAATTTTTGAGGTTATGAAACTGGGCTTAGTGGTCATTGGAACATTTGCACTTGTTTGGCAGCCTTATCTATATTCTCTGGAAGCAGTGATGGAG GTTCTTTCTCGATTAGCTCCGTTTGAGAGAGGAATATATGAAGATTATGTTGCCAACTTTTGGTGTAGCACCTCAATTTTTATTAAGTGGAAGAGACTGTTCCCAATACAGTCAATGAAGTTTCTTAGTTTAATCACTACTGTCTCAGCATTCCTGCCCTCATTTATTCAGCAAGTAAAGGCTCCAAGTGATCGTGGTTTCCTATATGCTTTGCTTAATAGTTCATTTTCCTTCTACCTGTTCTCTTACCAAG TGCACGAGAAGTCAATTCTGCTGCCTCTATTACCTGCAAGCCTTTTAGCACTGGAAGAGCCTCTACTGTTTGGATGGTTGATGTATTATGCCCTGCTTTCCATGTACCCTCTTCTTTGCCGTGATcatttaatattgcaatatatTTCTGTTGTTGCTCTCTTTGGTTTTATTTTCTACTCACCTGATGGAAGAAGTGGGATGAGAGCAAACAGTTTCTCTATTAGAAAGAGAGCACTTATGACCTTGCCATTGTTGTGCTCCTTCATACTTCATGTGATTTACTTAAGTTTGCGGCCACCAAAAAAGTATCCTTTCCTCTTTGAGGCCATGATTATGTTACTTTGCTTCTCGCAGTTTGTGATATTAACTCTTTACACCAATACCAAGCAATTGATGTTACCGGACTGCTCTACTCGGACAGAGAGAGGAAAAAAGGATCTTTGA
- the LOC105057247 gene encoding probable dolichyl pyrophosphate Man9GlcNAc2 alpha-1,3-glucosyltransferase isoform X2, translated as MAKKAKRTTTSDDTSGGDGGFPWSTTALTAPTAGAVALFALLVRVMVSVGPYSGEGTPPKYGDYEAQRHWMEITLHTPASEWYRNTSANDLAYWGLDYPPLTAYQSLGHGLLLNTSLPDAVALSLSRGFESPVLKLLMRWTVLSSDLLLFFPAALYFVWVYCRRNVGGDKEGRSAPWLLAMILLNPCLILIDHGHFQYNCISLGLTLGAIAAVLSRNELVASALFSLAINHKQVLSRLAPFERGIYEDYVANFWCSTSIFIKWKRLFPIQSMKFLSLITTVSAFLPSFIQQVKAPSDRGFLYALLNSSFSFYLFSYQVHEKSILLPLLPASLLALEEPLLFGWLMYYALLSMYPLLCRDHLILQYISVVALFGFIFYSPDGRSGMRANSFSIRKRALMTLPLLCSFILHVIYLSLRPPKKYPFLFEAMIMLLCFSQFVILTLYTNTKQLMLPDCSTRTERGKKDL; from the exons ATGGCGAAGAAGGCGAAGAGGACGACGACGTCGGATGACACCAGTGGAGGCGACGGCGGATTCCCCTGGTCGACGACGGCCCTGACGGCGCCGACGGCTGGGGCGGTGGCCCTGTTCGCGCTCCTGGTGCGCGTGATGGTCTCGGTGGGGCCCTACTCCGGCGAGGGGACGCCGCCCAAGTACGGCGACTACGAGGCGCAGCGGCACTGGATGGAGATCACCCTCCACACCCCGGCCTCGGAGTGGTACCGCAACACCTCCGCCAACGACCTCGCCTATTGGGGCCTCGATTACCCCCCTCTCACCGCATACCAGAGCCTCGGCCACGGCCTGCTCCTCAACACCTCCCTCCCCGATGCCGTTGCCCTCTCCCTGTCCCGTGGTTTCGAGTCCCCGGTCTT GAAGCTGCTGATGAGGTGGACGGTGCTGTCGTCGGACTTGCTCCTCTTCTTTCCGGCTGCTCTCTACTTTGTTTGGGTTTATTGTCGTCGTAATGTCGGTGGTGATAAAGAAGGAAGGTCGGCGCCATGGCTGCTTGCCATGATTCTGCTCAACCCTTGTTTGATCCTCATTGATCACGGCCATTTCCAG TATAATTGCATCAGCCTTGGATTAACACTCGGAGCCATTGCCGCTGTCTTGTCGAGGAATGAGCTTGTTGCTTCTGCCCTCTTCAGTCTTGCAATCAACCACAAACAG GTTCTTTCTCGATTAGCTCCGTTTGAGAGAGGAATATATGAAGATTATGTTGCCAACTTTTGGTGTAGCACCTCAATTTTTATTAAGTGGAAGAGACTGTTCCCAATACAGTCAATGAAGTTTCTTAGTTTAATCACTACTGTCTCAGCATTCCTGCCCTCATTTATTCAGCAAGTAAAGGCTCCAAGTGATCGTGGTTTCCTATATGCTTTGCTTAATAGTTCATTTTCCTTCTACCTGTTCTCTTACCAAG TGCACGAGAAGTCAATTCTGCTGCCTCTATTACCTGCAAGCCTTTTAGCACTGGAAGAGCCTCTACTGTTTGGATGGTTGATGTATTATGCCCTGCTTTCCATGTACCCTCTTCTTTGCCGTGATcatttaatattgcaatatatTTCTGTTGTTGCTCTCTTTGGTTTTATTTTCTACTCACCTGATGGAAGAAGTGGGATGAGAGCAAACAGTTTCTCTATTAGAAAGAGAGCACTTATGACCTTGCCATTGTTGTGCTCCTTCATACTTCATGTGATTTACTTAAGTTTGCGGCCACCAAAAAAGTATCCTTTCCTCTTTGAGGCCATGATTATGTTACTTTGCTTCTCGCAGTTTGTGATATTAACTCTTTACACCAATACCAAGCAATTGATGTTACCGGACTGCTCTACTCGGACAGAGAGAGGAAAAAAGGATCTTTGA
- the LOC105057247 gene encoding probable dolichyl pyrophosphate Man9GlcNAc2 alpha-1,3-glucosyltransferase isoform X3, producing MAKKAKRTTTSDDTSGGDGGFPWSTTALTAPTAGAVALFALLVRVMVSVGPYSGEGTPPKYGDYEAQRHWMEITLHTPASEWYRNTSANDLAYWGLDYPPLTAYQSLGHGLLLNTSLPDAVALSLSRGFESPVLKLLMRWTVLSSDLLLFFPAALYFVWVYCRRNVGGDKEGRSAPWLLAMILLNPCLILIDHGHFQYNCISLGLTLGAIAAVLSRNELVASALFSLAINHKQMSLYFAPAFFSHLLGKCLRRQNPIFEVMKLGLVVIGTFALVWQPYLYSLEAVMEVLSRLAPFERGIYEDYVANFWCSTSIFIKWKRLFPIQSMKFLSLITTVSAFLPSFIQQVKAPSDRGFLYALLNSSFSFYLFSYQVHEKSILLPLLPASLLALEEPLLFGWLMYYALLSIL from the exons ATGGCGAAGAAGGCGAAGAGGACGACGACGTCGGATGACACCAGTGGAGGCGACGGCGGATTCCCCTGGTCGACGACGGCCCTGACGGCGCCGACGGCTGGGGCGGTGGCCCTGTTCGCGCTCCTGGTGCGCGTGATGGTCTCGGTGGGGCCCTACTCCGGCGAGGGGACGCCGCCCAAGTACGGCGACTACGAGGCGCAGCGGCACTGGATGGAGATCACCCTCCACACCCCGGCCTCGGAGTGGTACCGCAACACCTCCGCCAACGACCTCGCCTATTGGGGCCTCGATTACCCCCCTCTCACCGCATACCAGAGCCTCGGCCACGGCCTGCTCCTCAACACCTCCCTCCCCGATGCCGTTGCCCTCTCCCTGTCCCGTGGTTTCGAGTCCCCGGTCTT GAAGCTGCTGATGAGGTGGACGGTGCTGTCGTCGGACTTGCTCCTCTTCTTTCCGGCTGCTCTCTACTTTGTTTGGGTTTATTGTCGTCGTAATGTCGGTGGTGATAAAGAAGGAAGGTCGGCGCCATGGCTGCTTGCCATGATTCTGCTCAACCCTTGTTTGATCCTCATTGATCACGGCCATTTCCAG TATAATTGCATCAGCCTTGGATTAACACTCGGAGCCATTGCCGCTGTCTTGTCGAGGAATGAGCTTGTTGCTTCTGCCCTCTTCAGTCTTGCAATCAACCACAAACAG ATGAGTTTATATTTCGCACCAGCATTTTTTAGCCATCTTCTGGGAAAATGCCTTAGGCGTCAGAATCCAATTTTTGAGGTTATGAAACTGGGCTTAGTGGTCATTGGAACATTTGCACTTGTTTGGCAGCCTTATCTATATTCTCTGGAAGCAGTGATGGAG GTTCTTTCTCGATTAGCTCCGTTTGAGAGAGGAATATATGAAGATTATGTTGCCAACTTTTGGTGTAGCACCTCAATTTTTATTAAGTGGAAGAGACTGTTCCCAATACAGTCAATGAAGTTTCTTAGTTTAATCACTACTGTCTCAGCATTCCTGCCCTCATTTATTCAGCAAGTAAAGGCTCCAAGTGATCGTGGTTTCCTATATGCTTTGCTTAATAGTTCATTTTCCTTCTACCTGTTCTCTTACCAAG TGCACGAGAAGTCAATTCTGCTGCCTCTATTACCTGCAAGCCTTTTAGCACTGGAAGAGCCTCTACTGTTTGGATGGTTGATGTATTATGCCCTGCTTTCCAT TTTGTGA